The Elusimicrobiota bacterium genomic interval TTTGGGTCTGCTTGACCAAGGGTTGTATCGTGATATGCTATACCTTCGCCGCCATTATCGAAATCTTCTGCCTGTATTGTGCCGGGTATACTTCTTGCAGTTCCACCGAATGGAGACTGGACTACCGGGGCACTTATTGTTATAGATACAGTTGCTACATTACTGTCAGCCTTACCATCATTTGCCTTGAAAGTGAAACTATCTGTTCCCGTATATCCGCTGGCTGGTGTATAGGTTACATTCGGTGCCGTGCCTGTCAGTGTTCCGTGGCCAGGTTGGGTAACAATGCTGTATGTCAACGAATTTCCATCTGCATCAGTCGCTGTCAAAGTTATTGACTTGGGTGTATCTTTAGTTACACTAACACCCTGGCTATTTGCAACAGGCGGATTGTTTGAGCCTGGAGTGTATGTTACTGTTATTGTTGACTCTTTCCAATTATTAGATATATCGGTTGCCTTAGCATATACTATATTAGAACCACTCGCCAATGTTACACTTCCACTCCATGGCGATAATGTTACACCAACTGCTGTGTATGTCCCGCCAGCACCCACTTTCAATTCTACCTTATTTAATCCTATATTGTCTAAAGCTGTACCGCTTACCGTTAATAGCGAGGCCGCTACTGTTGAATTATTTAATGGTGAGAGTATTGTTATTGTAGGTGCTGTTGTGTCGGGAGTTGTTGGTCCATCAACTGCTAAAGGGTCTTTGGACCATCTTACGGTCACAGCAACATTACTCAATTCCAGTGGTTTTACTCCATTAAGTAGAATCCAACTAGTTACTCCGTTGCGTAAACACATATTTATTTTAGCATCAAGAGTATCATCAGTACTTCCAAGATAACATCCTCCGGTTGGCATCTGTGGATAATTATCTTTTAGTTCTTTTAGTTCCGATTCAATTACACCATACAAATGATATCCAACAAAAGCATTACTATAGTTAATTATCCCAACTGATTTTTTCACTATCTGAGTCATGCAAATCGCAGGGTCTGCCCTATATGGTCCCGCAAATTCCCACATGCTAAGCGGCGTATTTGGTGCTAATGCACGAACTCTTTGATACATCATCTCTTGCCATCTTATACCTGCCTCACTATCCGAAAGAAAATTTTCCGGCAAGTATCCTCCAGGCTCGCCTGCCAATGCGTACATTACATGGGTTTTATTCGCATATCGTGGTGCAACTTTATCCCAGAACGCAAGTACATCGCTCTTCCATGGTTCCTCTTTATATATATATGCACCATTAGGACAGGCTGAATATTCAATAAGTACATACATACCAAGTTCTTCTGCCCATTGAACTTGTTTGTCAAGTTCGACAATACATTCATCAATAGTTAACCAAGCTTGTCCCTCAGTACCAACACCATATAAAGCTCGCATATCTCTATAAACAAATATTCTCGCACAATTATAGTTGAATTGATCTCGCATACCCTTCCAAAAATCTCTAGTTGAATTTACCCAATCTCCCACACGCGCGGTATCTCCTCTCAACGGCCAGCCATTCTCCGCTACTACATTATTATCAACTATTCTAGGTCGTCCCCGCATGGCAGCATTTGCTGTTCCATACAGCACACCCAACAAAATAAAAATATAAACTCCTAAAAATAACTTATGCCTTTTCATACTACCTCCAACATTACGATAGTGCGATAGTTGCAAATTGTCTCTCTTTTTCGTCCTAATGTTTTTGTGTTCTTTGAGTCCGTCATAGAGTTATAGGGTTATAGTGTTTTAGGGTTTAAACTCTATGAACTCTATAACCCTACAAACCCTAAAACTCTTTTTTTAGAACTTCATATTCAATGATACTCTATGTGTATCACCTAAATCACCAAATGGAACAAATGCATAATCTAATCCATAGCCCTTATAATCTAAACCCGCCCCTAAGCTTATTCCTTTTAATCCACCTATGTCTTTTGTCTTAGTGTTGTATCCTGCCCTGCCTATTAAAGTTGTTCCTTCACCCGCATCATGTTTATACTCTGTCCCTGCTCCTATTCCTATCCCACTGTCATTTACTGCTGTTATATCTAACCCGACTAACCATTCCGGTTGAATATTATATCCTCCGCCTACTCTTATCGTCATTGGTAAATTCTCATCCTTGGCTACATATTTCATCTTACTCCCTACATTTTGGAGCGCTATACCTATACTCATTCCACTTTCCGTTGGCTTGTATAACATCCCTACATCACCCGCTATCGCTACTCCGGTCTCCTTTATCTTGCTGCTTATATATTTTACTCCTATTCCTAATGATACATCATCGCTTACCTTATTTCCATAACTTAGCGTAGCTGACATATCGGCAGGGTTAAAATTACTACCTACTATTCCATCCGTATCACTGCCTTGAATTGAACCATAATTTATGTACTGTACTCCTATTCCTATTACTCCTATTTCTGATATCGGTTGTCCATACCCTACCCAACTATAACCTATGTCTTCAAACCATATCGCATGCATTACACTTATGGATGGTTTATCTATTCCGGCTAATCCGGCTGCATTCCAATATACACTACTTGCTCCTTCACTTACCCCTACTCCTATATCGCCCATGCCACTACTACGGGCACCTGCGCCCATCTTCAAAAACTGGACTGCACTAGTGCCGGCATCGCCCTTGCTAAAGGCAGCGTATGCGCTGCTTGATACAAGAAGCAAGAAGCAAGAAGTAAGAAAGAATAGAATACTTGATTTAAGATTTAAGGTTAAAGATTTAAGACTTCTGGTTTTGGACTTTGGACTTTGAATTGACTTTTTGATTTTCATAAATGCCTCCGATTATCAGTGTTAAGTATTAAGTACTCAGGATTCAGCAATTTGGCAAATAAAAAAGAAGTGAATTAGTGAATTAGTGGATTAGTTAATTGGTTAATTAGTTAATTAAGTTCTTTAACTTACTTTATTGTAAGTAAACCTAATCTTCTAATTCTCTAATTCTCTAATCAACTACTTTCTAATCTACTTCTTTTGTTTTCGGTAACCTTGCTGGCTTGATAGTATTTAGTCTTGATAACAGCGATTAACAACACGATTATCAAGACCTTTTGTTTATCGGCAACCTGTTGGCGTTTACTATCTTAGCCCTCGGTTTTGCGAACTCATCCTGATTTCTCAGGAGCAGCCTTTTCGGATTAGCACTCGCAGGTCGGAGCTACTGCACCGACCGAGTCTATGCGCGGAAGTCGGAGCAACTGCACCGACTGAGCACATGATCCCGTTATTAACGTGGGAATGCAACCCCGCAGTAAGCGGGGTAAAACAGCTACATTTTGATATTGCTCTTTTTGGTTTAAATTGATATTGACAAACTTAAACCTTTCCTATATAATATTGCGTCTCTTATAGTTAGAGTATATCGTATGAAGTAAAAACTGTCAATGGATAGGATTGATATTTTTTTGTATGGAATTGCATGTTGAAACTAGATAATTATAATCGGGATTTTAAAAAATCTGATAAATTAATTTGTGTAGGGTACATGGACTCATACCCTAACTGGGATGTAAAGAAACATTACCATTCATGTAATGAAATGGTAGTTATTCTTAAGGGTTCAGTACGTGTTGAAGTATTAAAAAAAAATTTATCTGCAAATGCCGGTGACATATTGAATTATCCGGCAGGGGTATCTCACAAAGAATATCTTACCAGTAGTACTCCGGCTGAAATTATTTATTTTGAATGGGATGAAAAGAGAAAGAAAACAGAAATTCCTATTTTAACTCATGATGTAAACAAAAAAATACGGTTTTTAACCCAGTGGCTGTATGAAAAAAGCAAGTCAAATTCTCTTTACAGAAGTTTACTACAAGAGAAAATCTTCGAAGTTATATTAGCTGAATTAATAGACATTTCTAAATCTAAGGAATCACATCCTATTATTAATAGTATAAGAAATTTTATGAAGGAACACTTAAGGGAACATTTAACATTAGAAGACTTGGCTGGTAATGCTAATATGGGTAAATTTCAATTTTTAAGAAAATATAACAAACTTACAGGAAGAACACCGATGGAGGACTTAAGAATTGTACGAATTGAAACTGCTAAAGATATGGTACTTACAACAGATATGCCATTAAAAGCTATTTCCAAGGAAGTTGGGCTTTCTGATGAATATCACCTTTCAAAGATGTTTAGAAAATATTTTGGCACACCACCGGGACAATTTCGTAGAAAAACAGTTTTCGAATAATTTATTGTATTAAACCTTTTCCTCTTTTTTATATTTTTTCAAAAAATCTCTTTTTGCTTCTAAAAAACTTCCCGCTTCTATGCTTTTTCTCATTTTATCCATTAATCCTAGAACAAAATGTAAATTATGCAAAGTATTTAAACGCAATCCTAACATTTCTTCAGTACGGAACAGGTGATTCAGGTACGCTCTATCAAAATTTTTACAGGTATAGCAATCACATTCCAAATCAAGTGGTGAAAAATCATTTTTATATTCCGCATTCCTTATATTTATTTTCCCGGTAGAAGTAAACGCTTGCCCGTTTCTTGCGTTTCTTGTAGGTAAAACACAGTCAAACATATCAATTCCTCTTTCAACGCATTCCCATAAATTTTCGGGTGACCCGACACCCATTAAATATCTCGGTTTATTCTCAGGCAGAAACTTTTCTGTTTCTGAAACTATCTCATACATTAAATTATTCGGTTCACCTACAGAAAGCCCGCCGATAGCATATCCGTCAAACCCAATTTCAACTGTTTTTTCAGCCGACTCTTTCCGCAAATCAATATATGTTGATCCTTGTACAATTCCAAATAATAAATTTGAGAACTCGAGAACTTGAGAACTTAAGAACACCTTTTTGCTTCTCCTCGCCCATTTCAATGTCAGCTCCACGGATGCTTTTGCATAATCATGCTCGATTGGATATGAAACACATTCATCTAAAACCATCATTATATCCGAACCTAAAATACTTTGAATTTCAATGACTTTTTCAGGTGAAAAAAAATGTTTTGAACCGTCTATATGAGAAGTAAATTCAACCCCGTCCTCGGTTATTTTTCTTAACCCTTTCATTGAAAAAACCTGAAACCCGCCCGAATCGGTTAATATTGGCTTTCCCCAACCAATAAACTTGTGTAATCCTCCGGCTTGTTTTATTATTTCTGTACCAGGTCGTAAATATAAATGATATGTATTGGCAAGCATTATTTGGGAACCAATTTCAATAAGTTCTTTGGGTGACAATGTCTTAACGGTTCCAAGAGTTCCAACAGGCATGAAAAATGGTGTTTCTATATCACCATGAGGAGTGTGTAAAATACCCGAACGGGCAAAACCGTCTTTTTTTTTTAATTCAAAATTCTTTGTTGCAGTTATCATTTTTTTTATAGCCGCTGATTACACAGATTTAAAAAAACGATTACACAGATAACAGCATCGCTGTCTTTGCGAGGGACGAAGTCCCGTGGCAATCTAATAAGATTGTCCCACAAGCAGGATTTGCAATTTCGTTATTCATTCCATTCCTCGCAATGGTATTTCTGCCGTTTAATCGGTGTAATCAGTATCGGATTCAGTTTTCGATACTACAAAAACTTATTGTTGTTTATATAAAGTATAAACATGCAATCAAAATATTTTGATGCTTTCTTAAGATGTAACATCCTTTCAAGAAAAATCTCAAAATATTCTCCGATGTCAACAATTTTAGTATCGATAGTTAACTCTAAGGAAATTGTTTTTAACTTTGAGTCTACCCTGAGAAAGGAACTTTTACAGGCAAGGTTTACCCGTGTATGCTTATCAAGCACTGTACGTTTTATTATTCTGACTCTGGAATGATTAACATCTGTTTTGTCGCCTAAAATTACAGCAGCGGTGATTTGAGAATTTGGAATTATATCTTTTTCTTCGTGAGAACCGACAGCAGTCACAACAGTAAGAATATCCTTATAATCCATTCCGAGATGCTCTAAAAACCTTTTTGTCATAATTGCACCTGATAATATATGATTATGCATTATAATTGAATTCCCTATATCGTGCAAATAGCCTGCAATTTTTGCTAATTCTACATCTTTCTTAGGAAAATCCAGATGTGAAAGAACATTTCCTGCTATATTGGAGGTAAGTTTAGCATGCCTTAAACCATGCTCTTTATAACCGATTGCTGCAAAATTATTGTCAGCCGTATCAAGAAATACTTTTACAAACTGATAATTGATTACATCAGAAATTGTTATATCAGCCATAAAACCACCGGGATCAAAACTATGCTCATAACTAACCCGACCACTATCATAGAAGAAGCGAATAAAGAATCCGCATCATACTTTTTAGCAAAAATATAAGCTGTCACAGCAGAAGGCATTGAACTGGAAAGCAAGCAGACACCTTTAACCACTCCCGTTATTTTAAATATCCCGCAAAATATATATGCTACAGCAAGCCCGCCTATCATGCGAATAACAACACCAATAATTACTTTTTTAAACATATTAAAACTAATTGGTTTTATTTGATAACCGACAAGACATAGCATAACCGGTATTGTAACAGTATTTAATATTTTTGAAAATTGAAATAAACCATTTGGGATATTAATATCTTTCAAACTCAAAAAAATACCACAAAATGCAGCATACAAAACCGGCAACCTGAAAATTTCTATTATTGAACCGCTAACAATCCAAAGCCCCGCACTGCAAAATAAAATATCCAATGTTATGTTATATATTATACTGTGAAAAGTACTCCCCATCCCTAAAAAGATAGTATTCAGCGGGATAGCAAGATATCCGCTGTTCATAAAAGTAATTGGAAGTGCAACATTTTTAAATTCGAGATGAAAAATCTTTGAAAATATTTTAGCAAATATCATTCCAAAAAAAACAACTAATACTACTATAATAACTATATTTTTTGAATTATTTATATTTTCCTTTATTGGAGTTTCCCACATCGTAAAAAACATAAAAATAGGAATCAGTAAATATATAGAGAAATTTATAAAATATTTAACAATTAATTCTGTTTTTTCTGATGCATATCTTGCAAATATTAAACCAATTAAAATATACGGAATTATTTTTATAGCAAGATTAAAGATTAAATCCATTTTTTAATTATATAAAAAAATCTTGACTTTTGGAAGGAAAAACTTTATAATCTACTTATTAGTAGAAATATTTTATTGAATTCTGATTGCTGAATCCTGAGTGCTGAATTCTCTTATAGTTGGAGGTTTTTATTTATGGATTTTTTTAGACGAAACATGAAAACAATCCTTTGGATTGTCTTAATTGGTTTAGTTTTTGCAACTTTCATGTCTTTTGGAGCAGGCGGCTATTTAACAAAAGGATATGATACTGTGGCGACAGTAAATTCTAAAAAGGTTTCCTATACTGAATTTACAAAATCGGTTAATCGTGTGATAGAAAACCAGCAGGCACAAAAAAAAGATGCGCAACTTACTGAAACTGATATAAAACAAATAAAAACTAACGTCCTTCAGGAGATGATTTCGGAAGAAGCTTTTTATCAAATAGCGTTAAAATATGGAATAGATGTTACTGATAACGAAATCAGAGCATACCTCCAGCAAATACCTGCGTTTCAAAAAAACGGCAGTTTTGACCATATGACATATTTTAATGCTTTAAAATACAACTTAAAAATGACACCTGAAGAATTTGAGAATTCCAGAAGAAGAGGATTGGCAGTTGAAAAGGTAAGATTTTTATTTTTTCTCCTTTCAAAAGTTACCGACAAAGAAGCAGAACTTAAATATTTAGAAAAAAATAAAAACTTGAAAAACTGGGCAAAGGACAAAGACAAATTCATAGAGACATTAAGAAACGAAAAAAGAATTCTACTGTTTAACCAGTGGGTAAACCAGCTTCAGCAGAAAATAAAAATCCAGGAATTTTTATCAAAATTTGAACAAAGAGAAGGCAGATCGCAATAGTA includes:
- a CDS encoding AEC family transporter, whose amino-acid sequence is MDLIFNLAIKIIPYILIGLIFARYASEKTELIVKYFINFSIYLLIPIFMFFTMWETPIKENINNSKNIVIIVVLVVFFGMIFAKIFSKIFHLEFKNVALPITFMNSGYLAIPLNTIFLGMGSTFHSIIYNITLDILFCSAGLWIVSGSIIEIFRLPVLYAAFCGIFLSLKDINIPNGLFQFSKILNTVTIPVMLCLVGYQIKPISFNMFKKVIIGVVIRMIGGLAVAYIFCGIFKITGVVKGVCLLSSSMPSAVTAYIFAKKYDADSLFASSMIVVGLVMSIVLIPVVLWLI
- a CDS encoding carbohydrate-binding protein, which gives rise to MKRHKLFLGVYIFILLGVLYGTANAAMRGRPRIVDNNVVAENGWPLRGDTARVGDWVNSTRDFWKGMRDQFNYNCARIFVYRDMRALYGVGTEGQAWLTIDECIVELDKQVQWAEELGMYVLIEYSACPNGAYIYKEEPWKSDVLAFWDKVAPRYANKTHVMYALAGEPGGYLPENFLSDSEAGIRWQEMMYQRVRALAPNTPLSMWEFAGPYRADPAICMTQIVKKSVGIINYSNAFVGYHLYGVIESELKELKDNYPQMPTGGCYLGSTDDTLDAKINMCLRNGVTSWILLNGVKPLELSNVAVTVRWSKDPLAVDGPTTPDTTAPTITILSPLNNSTVAASLLTVSGTALDNIGLNKVELKVGAGGTYTAVGVTLSPWSGSVTLASGSNIVYAKATDISNNWKESTITVTYTPGSNNPPVANSQGVSVTKDTPKSITLTATDADGNSLTYSIVTQPGHGTLTGTAPNVTYTPASGYTGTDSFTFKANDGKADSNVATVSITISAPVVQSPFGGTARSIPGTIQAEDFDNGGEGIAYHDTTLGQADPNNTYRATESVDLETCSDSGGGYDVGYVVTGEWLEYTVNVNTAGTYTIESQVACGGEGGNFHIEIDNVDKTGAMTVPNTGGWNIWQTVTKTGVNLSAGQHIMKLAMDTIGTSGATGNFNYIQFTKVVDNTDTTPPAISIISPANNTTVPTSLLTLSGTATDNVGLSEVELKVGLGGTYAAVSGTLSPWSGSVTLVSGSNVVYARATDTSNNVKETTITVTYTPAITLSKISGNVQLYKSGSGVSGITMNLSGKANSSCITGAEGNYEFVGLESGNYVVEPVSPNWRFWPNKMEYTGLSSDKAEQNFIGKPFSVTRTVSSKVQISSGMAVTPISESSSIESEISVLVPKGAFSTTANLTLTAIDVPVSDRTMNVVGYGVDIINDKNLQPVKELTITINYDDSGIVGYNENKLVVGYYDESNKRWVALPTTVYASSNKVVGKSTHLSKFALLELVSATNLINVKIYPVPYNPAKHVQGLKIEGITAGAVAKIYTVGGELLKELVESGNSGSIVWDGKNEGGKEVASGIYILYIEGTTGVKKVKIVVER
- a CDS encoding SurA N-terminal domain-containing protein — encoded protein: MDFFRRNMKTILWIVLIGLVFATFMSFGAGGYLTKGYDTVATVNSKKVSYTEFTKSVNRVIENQQAQKKDAQLTETDIKQIKTNVLQEMISEEAFYQIALKYGIDVTDNEIRAYLQQIPAFQKNGSFDHMTYFNALKYNLKMTPEEFENSRRRGLAVEKVRFLFFLLSKVTDKEAELKYLEKNKNLKNWAKDKDKFIETLRNEKRILLFNQWVNQLQQKIKIQEFLSKFEQREGRSQ
- a CDS encoding HD domain-containing protein, which produces MADITISDVINYQFVKVFLDTADNNFAAIGYKEHGLRHAKLTSNIAGNVLSHLDFPKKDVELAKIAGYLHDIGNSIIMHNHILSGAIMTKRFLEHLGMDYKDILTVVTAVGSHEEKDIIPNSQITAAVILGDKTDVNHSRVRIIKRTVLDKHTRVNLACKSSFLRVDSKLKTISLELTIDTKIVDIGEYFEIFLERMLHLKKASKYFDCMFILYINNNKFL
- a CDS encoding PorV/PorQ family protein; this encodes MKIKKSIQSPKSKTRSLKSLTLNLKSSILFFLTSCFLLLVSSSAYAAFSKGDAGTSAVQFLKMGAGARSSGMGDIGVGVSEGASSVYWNAAGLAGIDKPSISVMHAIWFEDIGYSWVGYGQPISEIGVIGIGVQYINYGSIQGSDTDGIVGSNFNPADMSATLSYGNKVSDDVSLGIGVKYISSKIKETGVAIAGDVGMLYKPTESGMSIGIALQNVGSKMKYVAKDENLPMTIRVGGGYNIQPEWLVGLDITAVNDSGIGIGAGTEYKHDAGEGTTLIGRAGYNTKTKDIGGLKGISLGAGLDYKGYGLDYAFVPFGDLGDTHRVSLNMKF
- the tgt gene encoding tRNA guanosine(34) transglycosylase Tgt, which produces MITATKNFELKKKDGFARSGILHTPHGDIETPFFMPVGTLGTVKTLSPKELIEIGSQIMLANTYHLYLRPGTEIIKQAGGLHKFIGWGKPILTDSGGFQVFSMKGLRKITEDGVEFTSHIDGSKHFFSPEKVIEIQSILGSDIMMVLDECVSYPIEHDYAKASVELTLKWARRSKKVFLSSQVLEFSNLLFGIVQGSTYIDLRKESAEKTVEIGFDGYAIGGLSVGEPNNLMYEIVSETEKFLPENKPRYLMGVGSPENLWECVERGIDMFDCVLPTRNARNGQAFTSTGKINIRNAEYKNDFSPLDLECDCYTCKNFDRAYLNHLFRTEEMLGLRLNTLHNLHFVLGLMDKMRKSIEAGSFLEAKRDFLKKYKKEEKV
- a CDS encoding helix-turn-helix domain-containing protein, yielding MDSYPNWDVKKHYHSCNEMVVILKGSVRVEVLKKNLSANAGDILNYPAGVSHKEYLTSSTPAEIIYFEWDEKRKKTEIPILTHDVNKKIRFLTQWLYEKSKSNSLYRSLLQEKIFEVILAELIDISKSKESHPIINSIRNFMKEHLREHLTLEDLAGNANMGKFQFLRKYNKLTGRTPMEDLRIVRIETAKDMVLTTDMPLKAISKEVGLSDEYHLSKMFRKYFGTPPGQFRRKTVFE